In Etheostoma cragini isolate CJK2018 chromosome 9, CSU_Ecrag_1.0, whole genome shotgun sequence, the following are encoded in one genomic region:
- the mob3a gene encoding MOB kinase activator 3A → MSMALKQVFNKDRTFRPKRKFEPGTQRFDLHKKAQASLNAGLDLKQAVQLPHGEGLNDWVAVHVVDFFNRINLIYGTISDSCTDQTCPVMSGGPKYEYRWQDEHKYKKPTALSAPKYMSLLMDWIEVQINNENIFPTNVGTPFPKTFMQVAKKILSRLFRVFVHVYIHHFDRVSQMGAEAHVNTCYKHFYYFVTEFNLTDHKELEPLKEMTSRMCH, encoded by the exons ATGTCCATGGCCCTGAAACAAGTCTTCAACAAAGACAGGACATTCCGGCCCAAGCGCAAGTTTGAGCCCGGGACGCAGCGCTTCGACCTGCACAAGAAGGCCCAGGCATCTCTGAATGCGGGGCTAGACCTGAAGCAGGCCGTGCAGCTGCCCCATGGCGAGGGCCTTAACGACTGGGTGGCTGTCCACGTGGTCGACTTCTTTAACCGCATCAACCTCATCTATGGCACCATTAGCGACTCCTGCACCGATCAAACTTGCCCCGTCATGTCCGGTGGGCCCAAATACGAATACCGCTGGCAGGACGAGCACAAATACAAGAAGCCGACGGCACTGTCGGCCCCCAAATACATGAGCCTGCTCATGGATTGGATTGAGGTACAAATCAACAATGAGAACATCTTCCCCACCAACGTTG GTACTCCCTTCCCTAAGACCTTCATGCAGGTGGCTAAGAAGATTTTGTCTCGTCTGTTCCGGGTGTTTGTCCACGTCTACATCCACCACTTTGACCGCGTGAGCCAGATGGGGGCCGAGGCTCACGTCAATACCTGCTACAAGCATTTCTATTACTTTGTTACAGAGTTCAACCTCACGGACCATAAAGAGCTGGAGCCTCTG AAAGAAATGACCTCTCGAATGTGTCACTGA